In Mycobacteriales bacterium, a genomic segment contains:
- a CDS encoding bifunctional diguanylate cyclase/phosphodiesterase, with amino-acid sequence MSARVPTRHPALRVVPFIGALIGAAVAAAYVLGDAEAVAAERLEIPWWVLLGLFAGVEVFVLHVQIKREARTVSMSEIPLVLGMFFAPPAVVLAARVFGSGLVYALYRRQGPLKLSFNTALNAAETGLALLVFRAVLGDADPTDHLAWAAAYLGACTASALAGLSVTFVIFLFEGVLRWRDLRAALLKGVPMAVLTTTAGLIAASCLVLDPGTAWLLAAAAVIVVIAYRAYASLSERHLSLERLYRFSQVVSATPEVDEVMRSVLAQARDLLRAEVAELTFVPTGGAGLRVVLDSEGVLQRQEADLDDTDWLWRQVVARNESVLMSRGDKDPAVVAHLAARGMREAIVAPLRGESGVVGLVAVADRMGSVRTFDADDVRLLETVANHASVALEHGRLVDRLRHEAMHDGLTGLPNRAALESAARDALVQTRVGASPGVALLLMDLDGFKEVNDTLGHLHGDLLLKVVADRLRTHAPETALVARLGGDEFAVLLPTTAQVDEALAVGRALLASLEEPASLEDVRLEVGASIGVSVAPVDGDEIGALLKCADVAMYAAKSASAGVVAYRRDLDGHDPAKLLIATELRRGLADDELRVYAQPQLDLRSGEVVGVEVLVRWQHPERGLLLPDEFVPVAERTGLLRPLTATVLGEGVAACARWYAEGRVLGVAVNLSPRSLLDPDLVADVEALLRLHQVPAQLLTLEITEGSVISDLARTSGVLQQLADLGIRLSVDDFGTGYSSLSYLSRLPVHEVKVDKHFVTTMAHDAHDAAIVRSVIDLGQNLGLRVVAEGVEDAGTLALLTELGCDLAQGYHLSRAMPLDELPAWHDAHQAARAGAGFTSQRPPVTPLPQAGATIL; translated from the coding sequence ATGAGCGCACGCGTGCCGACCCGCCATCCAGCGCTGCGGGTCGTCCCGTTCATCGGCGCGCTCATCGGCGCGGCGGTCGCCGCTGCCTACGTGCTCGGTGATGCCGAGGCCGTCGCGGCCGAGCGGCTCGAGATCCCCTGGTGGGTCCTGCTCGGCCTGTTCGCCGGGGTCGAGGTCTTCGTCCTCCACGTCCAGATCAAGCGCGAGGCCCGCACGGTCTCCATGAGCGAGATCCCGCTCGTGCTCGGCATGTTCTTCGCCCCACCGGCCGTGGTGCTCGCGGCCCGGGTCTTCGGCTCCGGCCTGGTCTACGCGCTCTACCGGCGCCAGGGGCCGCTCAAGCTGTCGTTCAACACCGCTCTCAACGCCGCGGAGACCGGGCTCGCGCTGCTCGTCTTCCGCGCGGTCCTGGGGGACGCCGACCCGACCGACCACCTCGCGTGGGCGGCGGCGTACCTCGGTGCCTGCACCGCGAGCGCGCTGGCCGGGCTGTCGGTCACCTTCGTCATCTTCCTGTTCGAGGGCGTCCTGCGCTGGCGCGACCTGCGCGCGGCCCTGCTCAAGGGCGTTCCCATGGCGGTGCTCACGACCACCGCCGGCCTGATCGCGGCCTCGTGCCTCGTGCTCGACCCCGGCACCGCCTGGCTGCTCGCGGCGGCCGCGGTCATCGTCGTCATCGCCTACCGCGCCTACGCGTCGCTGTCGGAGCGGCACCTCTCGCTCGAGCGCCTCTACCGCTTCAGCCAGGTCGTCTCCGCCACACCGGAGGTTGACGAGGTGATGCGCAGCGTGCTGGCGCAGGCCCGCGACCTGCTGCGCGCGGAGGTCGCCGAGCTCACCTTCGTCCCGACAGGGGGTGCGGGACTGAGGGTGGTCCTCGACAGCGAGGGCGTCTTGCAGCGCCAGGAGGCCGACCTCGACGACACCGACTGGCTGTGGCGCCAAGTCGTGGCCCGCAACGAGTCCGTCCTCATGAGCCGCGGCGACAAGGACCCGGCCGTGGTCGCGCACCTGGCCGCCCGCGGGATGCGCGAGGCCATCGTCGCCCCGTTGCGCGGTGAGTCCGGCGTCGTCGGCTTGGTCGCCGTCGCGGACCGGATGGGCAGCGTGCGCACCTTCGACGCCGACGACGTGCGGCTGCTCGAGACCGTCGCCAACCACGCCTCCGTGGCTCTCGAGCACGGCCGCCTCGTCGACCGGCTGCGCCACGAGGCGATGCACGACGGGCTGACCGGCCTGCCCAACCGCGCCGCCCTCGAGAGCGCCGCCCGCGACGCGCTGGTGCAGACCCGCGTCGGGGCGAGCCCTGGCGTCGCGCTGCTGCTCATGGACCTCGACGGCTTCAAGGAGGTCAACGACACCCTGGGCCACCTGCACGGCGACCTGCTGCTCAAGGTCGTCGCTGATCGGCTGCGCACGCACGCCCCCGAGACTGCTCTCGTCGCCCGGCTCGGCGGCGACGAGTTCGCCGTCCTGCTGCCCACCACCGCGCAGGTCGACGAGGCGCTCGCGGTCGGCCGCGCACTGCTCGCCAGCCTTGAGGAGCCAGCGTCGCTCGAGGACGTCCGTCTCGAGGTCGGGGCGTCGATCGGCGTCAGCGTCGCCCCCGTGGACGGCGACGAGATCGGCGCGCTGCTCAAGTGCGCCGACGTGGCGATGTACGCCGCCAAGAGCGCGTCGGCGGGCGTCGTCGCCTACCGCCGCGACCTGGACGGCCACGACCCCGCCAAGCTGCTCATCGCGACCGAGCTGCGCCGCGGCCTCGCCGACGACGAGTTGCGGGTCTACGCCCAGCCCCAGCTCGACCTGCGCAGCGGTGAGGTCGTCGGCGTCGAGGTCCTCGTGCGCTGGCAGCACCCCGAGCGGGGCCTGCTGCTGCCCGACGAGTTCGTCCCCGTCGCCGAGCGCACCGGGCTGCTGCGCCCCCTCACGGCCACCGTCCTGGGCGAGGGTGTCGCGGCCTGTGCACGGTGGTACGCCGAGGGCCGCGTGCTCGGCGTCGCGGTCAACCTCTCGCCGCGCAGCCTGCTCGACCCCGACCTCGTGGCCGACGTCGAGGCCCTGCTGCGGCTGCACCAGGTGCCGGCCCAGCTGCTCACCCTCGAGATCACCGAGGGCAGCGTGATCAGCGACCTCGCGCGGACCTCCGGGGTCCTGCAGCAGCTCGCCGACCTCGGGATCCGGCTGTCGGTCGACGACTTCGGGACCGGCTACTCCTCGCTGTCCTACCTGTCGCGGCTGCCCGTCCACGAGGTCAAGGTCGACAAGCACTTCGTGACGACGATGGCCCACGACGCGCACGACGCCGCGATCGTGCGCTCGGTGATCGACCTCGGGCAGAACCTCGGGCTGCGGGTCGTCGCCGAGGGCGTCGAGGACGCCGGCACCCTCGCGCTGCTCACCGAGCTCGGCTGCGACCTCGCGCAGGGCTACCACCTGTCGCGTGCCATGCCGCTCGACGAGCTGCCCGCCTGGCACGACGCCCACCAGGCGGCGCGGGCCGGTGCCGGGTTCACCTCGCAGCGACCGCCGGTGACCCCACTGCCGCAGGCCGGCGCGACGATCCTGTAG
- the rpmG gene encoding 50S ribosomal protein L33 codes for MAATDVRPKITMACTECKNRNYITKKNRRNDPDRLDLKKFCPTCRTHTVHRETR; via the coding sequence ATGGCCGCCACTGACGTCCGTCCGAAGATCACCATGGCGTGCACGGAGTGCAAGAACCGCAATTACATCACCAAGAAGAACCGGCGCAACGACCCCGACCGGCTCGACCTGAAGAAGTTCTGCCCGACCTGCCGCACCCACACGGTGCACCGCGAGACGCGCTAG
- a CDS encoding MaoC family dehydratase N-terminal domain-containing protein produces MPLNRDFVGRTARSKEPFEVTRNDIRRFARAIGDANPAYLDVEAAKALGHRDLVAPPTFLISASTGDAGGGFITDPALGLQFHLVVHGEERFAFHRPVYAGDVLDSETRIDSIRDAGRNELMTLVTEVTSGGEPVATVTNTIVSRGTAAEKEA; encoded by the coding sequence ATGCCCCTCAACCGCGACTTCGTCGGCCGCACCGCGCGGTCGAAGGAGCCCTTCGAGGTGACCAGGAACGACATCCGGCGCTTCGCGCGCGCCATCGGCGACGCCAACCCCGCCTACCTCGACGTCGAGGCCGCGAAGGCGCTCGGCCACCGCGACCTGGTGGCACCTCCGACGTTCCTCATCAGCGCCAGCACCGGCGACGCGGGAGGTGGCTTCATCACCGACCCCGCGCTCGGCCTGCAGTTCCACCTCGTCGTCCACGGCGAGGAGCGCTTCGCCTTCCACCGCCCGGTCTACGCCGGTGACGTGCTCGACAGCGAGACCCGCATCGACTCCATCCGCGACGCCGGTCGCAACGAGCTCATGACGCTGGTCACCGAGGTCACCAGCGGCGGGGAGCCCGTCGCGACGGTGACCAACACGATCGTGAGCCGCGGCACCGCTGCCGAGAAGGAGGCCTGA
- a CDS encoding MaoC/PaaZ C-terminal domain-containing protein: MPRYDDVEIGTELPTQSFPIQRANLVQYAGASGDFNIIHWNERVAKAVGLPNVIAHGMLTMATAGRVVTDWVGDPGALVSYGVRFSRPVVVEDDDQGATLTVSGVVEDKRPADGAGGEVVVALTARVGEDKVLAGAKAVVRLP; this comes from the coding sequence ATGCCCCGTTACGACGACGTCGAGATCGGCACCGAGCTGCCGACCCAGAGCTTCCCGATCCAGCGCGCCAACCTCGTGCAGTACGCCGGTGCGAGCGGTGACTTCAACATCATCCACTGGAACGAGCGGGTGGCGAAGGCCGTCGGGCTGCCCAACGTCATCGCCCACGGGATGCTCACCATGGCCACCGCCGGGCGCGTCGTCACCGACTGGGTCGGCGACCCGGGGGCCCTCGTCTCCTACGGCGTCCGCTTCAGCCGCCCCGTGGTCGTCGAGGACGACGACCAGGGCGCCACCCTCACCGTCAGCGGCGTCGTCGAGGACAAGCGCCCCGCTGACGGCGCTGGCGGCGAGGTCGTCGTCGCGCTCACCGCGCGGGTCGGCGAGGACAAGGTGCTCGCGGGCGCCAAGGCGGTCGTGCGTCTCCCATGA
- a CDS encoding AMP-binding protein — MTALGRRAADLLERFDDHDSLFFEGTWHRSHALAARARRAARGLVELGVRPGDRVVVCMANCPEVGLAYAALWRAGAVPTPVLFLLTEDELRHVVSDSGAVAAITTPEFLPKVQEAAQGLPVVVVGEGGTASWADLETADELPLVDRADDDLAALLYTGGTTGRSKGVALRHAGLDAAGAAAYDVAYREGRTTTLLPLPLAHAYGLMVSVAGLHAREPGRSVLQRWFDPVGFLDLVEKLEVHNAACIPAMLQALLAQPLEQRSLPTWDRVSSGGAPLAREVAEELERRVPGLEVREGYGCTETSALISTQPQDERRLGSVGKPVPGVEVRIDAPSGQDGEICVRGPLVMAGYWQDKDATDAAIRDGWFHTGDVGRLDEDGFLYVVDRIKDLVIRNGFNVYPRDVEDVLLAHPDVTAAAVVGVPDDRVGEEVVAVVSLAPGATVTAEDLIAFSKERISAAKYPRRIEVVDAVPLTSVFKTDRKAVRRLLG; from the coding sequence ATGACCGCCCTCGGCCGGCGCGCCGCGGACCTGCTCGAGCGCTTCGACGACCACGACAGCCTCTTCTTCGAGGGCACCTGGCACCGCTCGCACGCCCTTGCCGCCAGGGCCCGACGGGCTGCCCGCGGGCTGGTCGAGCTCGGGGTGCGCCCGGGTGACCGGGTCGTGGTCTGCATGGCCAACTGCCCGGAGGTCGGGCTCGCCTACGCCGCGCTCTGGCGGGCGGGGGCGGTGCCGACCCCGGTGCTGTTCCTGCTGACCGAGGACGAGCTGCGCCACGTCGTCAGCGACTCCGGCGCCGTCGCGGCGATCACGACGCCGGAGTTCCTGCCCAAGGTGCAGGAGGCCGCGCAGGGCCTGCCGGTGGTCGTCGTGGGGGAGGGCGGCACCGCGAGCTGGGCCGACCTCGAGACCGCCGACGAGCTGCCGCTGGTCGACCGCGCTGACGACGACCTCGCCGCGCTGCTCTACACCGGTGGCACCACCGGGCGCTCCAAGGGCGTGGCGCTGCGCCACGCCGGGCTCGACGCGGCCGGTGCGGCCGCCTACGACGTCGCCTACCGCGAGGGCCGCACCACCACACTGCTGCCGCTGCCGCTCGCCCACGCCTACGGCCTCATGGTGAGCGTCGCGGGTCTGCACGCTCGCGAGCCCGGCCGCTCGGTGCTGCAGCGGTGGTTCGACCCGGTCGGCTTTCTCGACCTGGTCGAGAAGCTCGAGGTGCACAACGCCGCCTGCATCCCCGCGATGCTGCAGGCGCTGCTCGCTCAGCCGCTCGAGCAGCGGTCGCTGCCGACCTGGGACCGGGTCAGCAGCGGCGGTGCCCCGCTCGCCCGCGAGGTGGCCGAGGAGCTCGAGCGCCGGGTCCCGGGGCTCGAGGTCCGCGAGGGCTACGGCTGCACCGAGACCAGCGCGCTGATCAGCACCCAGCCGCAGGACGAGCGCCGGCTGGGCTCGGTCGGTAAGCCCGTCCCCGGCGTGGAGGTCCGCATCGACGCGCCCTCCGGTCAGGACGGCGAGATCTGCGTCCGCGGGCCGCTGGTGATGGCCGGCTACTGGCAGGACAAAGACGCGACCGACGCCGCGATCCGCGACGGGTGGTTCCACACCGGCGATGTCGGGCGGCTCGACGAGGACGGCTTCCTCTACGTCGTCGACCGCATCAAGGACCTCGTCATCCGCAACGGCTTCAACGTCTACCCCCGCGACGTCGAGGATGTCCTGCTCGCCCACCCCGACGTCACCGCGGCCGCCGTCGTCGGCGTCCCCGACGACCGGGTCGGCGAGGAGGTCGTCGCGGTCGTCTCACTGGCCCCGGGCGCCACCGTCACGGCCGAGGACCTCATCGCCTTCAGCAAGGAGCGGATCAGCGCCGCGAAGTACCCCCGCCGTATCGAGGTCGTCGACGCGGTGCCGCTCACCAGCGTCTTCAAGACCGACCGCAAGGCCGTCCGCCGGCTGCTCGGGTGA
- a CDS encoding glycosyltransferase, with protein MSALDDLLAARAVARAGKDFAESDRLRDEIAALGWVVRDTADGQVVSEKPPYEVLAGVSALPDRAAEPDSPGSVATLLVEGWPEDLRTCVAALLEHGPADLRVVLVENGQTDAGAVVHELAADPRVEEVHLDRAGGWAEVRNALVRSRTEAAHVVMDVSTVLTGDALTPLVAALGPAAGSAAGLVSAAGWRGVHVVDGWTDFEDVPAGADPVEVEALLSYLLVVRRQAALEVPLPPKARFYRNADMEWSFLLREAGHRLVAVDVPARQDRHRGYHDSDPAYRDKESRKTYDRFLQRFRGREELRLPR; from the coding sequence GTGAGCGCGCTCGACGACCTGCTCGCCGCGCGCGCCGTCGCCCGGGCGGGCAAGGACTTCGCCGAGAGCGACCGGCTGCGTGACGAGATCGCCGCTCTCGGCTGGGTCGTGCGCGACACCGCCGATGGCCAGGTCGTGAGCGAGAAGCCGCCGTACGAAGTCCTGGCGGGCGTGTCGGCCCTGCCGGACCGCGCTGCCGAGCCGGACTCGCCGGGCAGCGTCGCCACCCTGCTCGTCGAGGGCTGGCCCGAGGACCTGCGGACCTGCGTCGCGGCGCTGCTGGAGCACGGCCCGGCGGACCTGCGGGTGGTGCTGGTCGAGAACGGCCAGACCGACGCGGGCGCCGTCGTCCACGAGCTCGCCGCCGACCCGCGGGTCGAGGAGGTCCACCTCGACCGGGCCGGGGGCTGGGCCGAGGTCCGCAACGCGCTGGTGCGCTCCCGCACCGAGGCCGCCCACGTCGTCATGGACGTCTCGACCGTGCTCACCGGCGACGCGCTCACCCCGCTCGTCGCGGCTCTCGGCCCGGCAGCGGGGTCGGCGGCGGGGTTGGTGTCAGCGGCGGGGTGGCGGGGCGTGCACGTCGTCGACGGCTGGACCGACTTCGAGGACGTGCCCGCGGGTGCGGATCCGGTGGAGGTGGAGGCCCTGCTGTCCTACTTGCTCGTCGTGCGCCGGCAGGCTGCGCTGGAGGTGCCGCTGCCGCCCAAGGCGCGCTTCTACCGCAACGCCGACATGGAGTGGTCGTTCCTGCTGCGCGAGGCCGGTCACCGGCTCGTCGCCGTCGACGTCCCCGCCCGCCAGGACCGCCACCGCGGCTACCACGACAGCGACCCGGCCTACCGCGACAAGGAGTCGCGCAAGACCTACGACCGCTTCCTGCAGCGCTTCCGCGGCCGCGAGGAGCTCCGGCTCCCCCGCTGA